From Kwoniella pini CBS 10737 chromosome 5, complete sequence:
GCTGTTTACCTTGAGCGTCATAGTAATTTGTTGGAGCATGATCCGATGAGAAGACAGTGAATGTTCCATTCGCCAAACCGTCCCAAATAACTTCTCGTTCCTGTGGATCGCTCCGAAGGGGTGGCGCACAAACACACTTCGCACTGTATCCATGTACAATCAGCATTACTTCAATAATAAGATAGACAACGTGACTAACCCTTCGAAGCCAGGCGCTTGCATCTTCTCAGCTGTCAATAAAGCGTAATGAGGGCAGGTCTCGCTGTAGATTGGGAGTCCCCTAGTCTGAGCTTTCCTGATATGTGCTGTTGCTTCCTTTGATGACACATGTACAATAAGCATCGGCGCGTCGACCACTTCAGACAGACATATAGCTCGGTTTGTCGCCTCTGTTTCCACTAAAGGTGGTCTAGAGGTCCCATGATGCCATGGTTCTACCATTCCTCGCTCGATAAGGTTCTCTGTCATCCAGTCGATTATATCTGCGTTCTCGGCGTGCACCATTGTGGTTACTCCTGTTCGTCGAGCAGCACACAGTATATCTAGTACTTGTCGATCATTTAGCTTTAGTAATGGGTATGTCATGTAAATCTGATTGGATTCCATCCTGGTCAGCTGAGCGCAACGCAAGTATCTAAACGTCTTCAAGCccaactcaccttgacaCTGGTCActccaaattcaatcatctTGGGTATCTCATTCTTGACGACATCTGGTGTAGGATCACTGATGATGGCATGAAAACTATAGTCGGTATGTGTTTGATCTTTTGCCAATTCATAGTATGCTTCTACTGCCGGCATGACTTGTTTCCCCTTCGCTTGGACTGCGAAGGCTATGACGGTTGTTGTTCCTCCAGATATAGCTCCTCTAGTACCGGTCGTCCAATTATCCGCTGATCTGGCTCCAGAAGCAGACTGTCCGATATGAACATGAGAATCCACACCGCCCGGCTGTGTACAACATCAATATCCCTCCAAGTCCGAGGAGCGGGGCTGCCACATACCGTTATATATCCTCCTTCCGCATCTATGATTTGACAATTATCATCGTGTGGAAGATTTTTGCCAAGGCAGACAATTACTCCATCTTTTATACCAATATCACAATCGACTTGGTCTGCTGCCGTAACAACTGTACCGTTCTTGACGACAAGATCGAATAGGAAAGCATTCGTCATGTTGTCACTTCAGATGATGTGTTGTGCGACTCAAGAACTGCAGGGTATGCATTGATGTATCAAAGAATACACAATCTATTTGATCTGCTCAAATATCGATTATCTGGAAAGGACAAACCGTTATCTGGGCGAGATATCAGTCTTCTCAGTTTAGCGAACCAGTATCCCGATAGTTTCGCCGTGAACGGCCAAGACGCTATGGTGCATCCGGCGAGGGAGACGATATTGCGTAAACAACTCCTTTAATACGCGTTCCTatatgaaaatcaagaaatcgGCTTCATCCGGATTGAACAATTCCCCTTGTCCTCAATTGTACGACTTTAATCATGACCAGCTCTCGACCAATTGTGATCATTGGTGCTGGTATCATTGGCTTGACTACTGCAGTGCGATTAGTGGAATCGGAAGGATTTGATTCTTCGGAGCATCCAGTTCATATTCTAGCGGATCATTTACCCAATGACCCCTTGGATGCTTATTACGCTTCGACCATCGCTGGTGCTCATCACTTGAGTTTTGcagctgatgaagatgtcaaTCAACGGAAATGGGATAGCCGAAGTGAGTCaatgaaatcaaagtcCGAGACGCTCATCAATTGATGACTCGTGACGCTTGCTTAGCCTTTCAGGTCATGCACGACGAATGGAAGAATGGAGGAGAAAAGACCGggttgatgttgttgaagcAGACGGAATTTTACGTTGGTACGGATAACCACCTAAAAATATATGAGGAACATCCAGAGGTAGGATCACATCTATCTAGCGCCCATCAGATAAACGGTGTATCTAATCTTTTCTTGACAGTTCACTGTTTTAGATCAATCAACTCTCTCGAACTCCATTGACCATTCAATCTCCTTCACTTCCCTCACTATGACTCCTGCCGTATACCTCAATCGCTTACTGCGCCGACTAGAAGGCAAAGTCCAGATCCACAGgtatcatctttcttcgtTAACCAACCTCAATCACTCCTCTTGCACTGCTCTTATAGGCATATCGTCTCCGTTGGCTGTCTTCGTCTGCGCGGGTATAGGTGCTTTGACTTTAGGTGGTGTGGAGGATCAAGATGTGTTTCCGACTCGTGGTCAAGTGGTTAAGCTGAAAGCACCGTGGATTCGATCAGGCTGGACAAGACAAGTTGGAAGT
This genomic window contains:
- a CDS encoding dihydropyrimidinase: MTNAFLFDLVVKNGTVVTAADQVDCDIGIKDGVIVCLGKNLPHDDNCQIIDAEGGYITPGGVDSHVHIGQSASGARSADNWTTGTRGAISGGTTTVIAFAVQAKGKQVMPAVEAYYELAKDQTHTDYSFHAIISDPTPDVVKNEIPKMIEFGVTSVKIYMTYPLLKLNDRQVLDILCAARRTGVTTMVHAENADIIDWMTENLIERGMVEPWHHGTSRPPLVETEATNRAICLSEVVDAPMLIVHVSSKEATAHIRKAQTRGLPIYSETCPHYALLTAEKMQAPGFEGAKCVCAPPLRSDPQEREVIWDGLANGTFTVFSSDHAPTNYYDAQGKQLGLKDPVKNPRGHFKHIPNGLPGVCTRTPLLWSEGVLKGRISPQKFVELNSTNAAKLYGLYPKKGTIAPGSDADLVIWRPKKTRKALTIKQTELHHGADYTPYEGMEIQDWPKLVLLRGRIAYDGESNTVLNKAGDGRYLKRGFSTLPGPRGQSAAWINGFNPHA